One Plasmodium sp. gorilla clade G2 genome assembly, chromosome: 12 genomic window carries:
- a CDS encoding ubiquitin-conjugating enzyme E2, with the protein MALKRITKELQDLNKDPPTNCSAGPIGDDLFFWQATIMGPGDSPYENGVYFLNIKFPPDYPFKPPKIIFTTKIYHPNINTAGAICLDILKDQWSPALTISKVLLSISSLLTDPNADDPLVPEIAHVYKTDRTKYHQTAKAWTQKYAQ; encoded by the exons ATGGCACTTAAAAGAATAACAAaa GAATTACAAGATTTGAATAAAGATCCCCCTACAAATTGTTCAGCGGGTCCTATTGGTGacgatttatttttttggcaAGCAACAATTATGGGACCAGGAGATAG tcCTTATGAAAATGGagtttattttttgaatatcaAATTTCCTCCTGACTATCCCTTTAAACCACCAAAA ATAATTTTTACAACCAAGATATATCAcccaaatataaatacagcAGGAGCAATATGTCTTGACATTTTAAAAGACCAATGGAGTCCAGCCCTAACTATATCAAAAGTTTTACTTTCAATTTCCTCTTTACTAACAGACCCCAATGCAG ATGACCCATTAGTTCCAGAGATAGCTCACGTTTATAAAACTGATCGAACAAAATATCACCAAACTGCTAAAGCTTGGACACAAAAATATgcacaataa
- a CDS encoding cytochrome c1 heme lyase, putative codes for MNEQKKEYINNNNINNYNSSNGKEKSSIPSKNGIWYYPSQKQFYNTTKKKGYSFSQEELNMALKIHNAVNEETWNKIMKREQKYFDLCKEQKLIKFVGYPTKLSIKAFMLTLIGYNKPFDRHEWHIDRCGNTIKYIIDYYDGKKEKNSAVSIYIDARPQFNRQNAIDNFKIIYIKICKFLNNLF; via the exons atgaatgaacaaaaaaaagaatatataaataataacaatattaataattataatagttCAAATGGAAAAGAAAAGTCTTCCATTCCATCAAAAAATGGAATTTGGTACTATCCATCACAGAAACAATTTTATAacacaacaaaaaaaaaag GCTACTCCTTCTCACaagaagaattaaatatGGCATTAAAAATTCACAATGCTGTCAATGAAGAAACAtggaataaaataatgaaaagagaacaaaaatattttgatctatgtaaagaacaaaaattaaTCAAATTTGTAGGATATCCTACAAAATTATCAATTAAAGCTTTTATGCTCACACTCATAGGATATAATAAACCTTTTGATAGGCATGAGTGGCACATAGACAGATGTGGAAATACCATCAA atatattattgatTACTATGATggtaaaaaagaaaaaaattctgCAGTCTCAATTTATATTGATGCCAGACCACAATTCAATAGACAAAATGCAAtagataattttaaaattatctatataaaaatttgcaagtttttaaataaccttttttaa
- a CDS encoding nucleosome assembly protein, translated as MAANEGNQPIPPEEEKEISSLLESIKIDDDKMTDLTEEQKETLKKLKLYQKEYYDYESKFEYELFLLRQKYHDLYGPIYDKRREALVGNGEAKIGTPNLPEFWLRALRNNNTVSHVIEDHDEEILVYLNDIRCDYIKKNKEKKEGFILSFYFATNPFFSNSVLTKTYHMKCVDCDNEPVLLHTEATVIDWYDNKNILKKNVVKKQHNKNSREVKTVQQTVNRDSFFHFFTSHKVPNSNVIKQLSKHEVAQLEMIIEGDYEVALTIKERIIPYAVDYYLGIIIESESNSIVSDVDSSYSSSENNSNYNSYESNNSAYNDENSNVDTNEYDDNEEEEEGAKSNEDPLTS; from the exons atggcAGCTAATGAAGGAAATCAA ccAATTCCACCTGAAgaagaaaaggaaatatCATCACTTTTAGAGAGCATTAAAATTG atgatgataaaatGACCGATTTGACCGAAGAACAAAAGGAAACATTAAAGAAGTTGAAACTTTATCAGAAAGAGTACTACGATTACGAATCAAAATTTGAATATGAGTTATTTTTACTGAGACAGAAATATCATGATTTATATGGTCCTATTTATGATAAGAGAAGAGAAGCTTTAGTAGGTAATGGTGAAGCAAAGATTGGTACACCTAATTTGCCAGAGTTTTGGTTAAGAGcattaagaaataataacACTGTGAGTCATGTTATTGAAGATCATGATGAAGAGATATTAGTATATTTGAATGATATAAGAtgtgattatataaaaaagaataaagaaaagaaggaaggttttattttatcattttattttgcAACAAATCCTTTTTTTAGTAATTCGGTATTAACAAAAACATATCATATGAAATGTGTCGATTGTGATAACGAGCCAGTGTTATTACATACAGAAGCCACAGTAATTGATTGGTATgacaacaaaaatatattaaagaaaaatgtgGTGAAAAAgcaacataataaaaattctaGAGAAGTGAAAACAGTTCAACAAACAGTAAATAGAGATAGTTTCTTTCACTTTTTTACAAGTCATAAGGTACCTAATTCTAATGTTATTAAACAATTAAGTAAACATGAAGTTGCTCAATTAGAAATGATAATAGAAGGAGATTATGAAGTCGCCTTAACAATTAAGGAAAGAATTATTCCTTATGCAGTTGATTATTATCTTGGTATTATTATCGAAAGTGAGAGCAATAGTATTGTTAGTGATGTCGATAGTAGTTATAGTAGTAGCGAAAATAATAGTAACTATAATAGTTATGAAAGTAATAATAGTGCATACAATGATGAAAATAGTAATGTAGATACAAAtgaatatgatgataatgaggaagaagaagaaggAGCAAAGAGTAACGAGGATCCTCTTACTTCTTAA
- a CDS encoding threonylcarbamoyl-AMP synthase, putative, whose product MALIFKGNEIFENEYLRKKLREHIEKDKLIGIPTETVYGLGGNSLSERSLENIFRMKNRPVSDPIISHVYNIYQAYDQLYHINMYEKYIIYILNKHFWPGPLSIIARAKKQAPLILTAYTEFCAVRVPDNIIAREIIKICNTPIAAPSANKFQHISPTNCLHVYEEFKNEDLLIFDDGQCDIGIESTVLKITKYKICDEEKKKEYVLKKKKNHTTDTKYVQHMNNINVDNCEGDNPVEIITDEEYESEYKEELPFLRVVTNSKGSESNIEVYEKLKNIFDLLEHPISYNNNNNINSNNNIIVDKILKYKSLYNYSIKIYRRGKYTKCDIQNVINKYDLLKDISVEMYEKIKFENLDIFKNDNKDYKSDNNINNKIDIYNNINNKIDTYNNINNNNHVVNISCHNNSHINSENQKNEVSPGLLLTHYSPFVSTYLLDIISYKSLERNENACKKMDLNKCILLDIGGSLLKYDNKFLKYINICYDHLEVNERIKYITKQFFLYLRQAERLAIENKADNILISIVNIKRYDENYLSIFDRIYRAASGKLMTVCIDDKDLSAKIKIINM is encoded by the coding sequence atggcgttaatatttaaaggaaatgaaatatttgaaaatgAGTATTTAAGAAAGAAATTAAGAGAACACAttgaaaaagataaattaatTGGAATACCTACTGAGACAGTTTATGGTTTAGGTGGCAATTCCTTAAGTGAGAGATctttagaaaatatatttagaatGAAGAATAGACCAGTAAGTGATCCTATAATATcacatgtatataatatatatcaagcATATGATCAGttatatcatattaatatgtatgaaaaatatattatttatatattgaataaaCATTTTTGGCCAGGACCATTATCAATAATAGCAAGAGCAAAAAAACAAGCTCCTTTAATTTTAACTGCATATACAGAATTCTGTGCTGTTAGAGTTCCAGATAATATAATTGCAagagaaattataaaaatatgtaacaCTCCTATAGCTGCTCCTTCAGCTAATAAATTCCAGCATATTAGTCCTACAAATTGTTTACATGTGTAtgaagaatttaaaaatgaagatcttttaatatttgatGATGGTCAATGTGATATAGGCATAGAATCTACCGTATTGAAAATAACAAAGTATAAGATATGTGATGAGGAGAAGAAAAAGgaatatgtattaaaaaaaaaaaaaaatcatacgACTGACACAAAATATGTGCaacatatgaataatataaatgtagatAATTGTGAAGGAGACAACCCTGTTGAGATTATAACTGATGAAGAATATGAGTCTGAATATAAAGAAGAATTACCATTTTTACGTGTGGTTACAAATTCGAAAGGGTCAGAGAGTAATATAGAagtatatgaaaaattaaaaaatatatttgatctTCTCGAACATCCCATCtcatacaataataataataatattaatagtaataataatataattgttgataaaatattaaaatataaatctttatataactattctattaaaatatatagaagaggcaaatatacaaaatgtgATATTcaaaatgttataaataaatatgatctGTTGAAAGATATAAGTGTAGAGatgtatgaaaaaataaaatttgagAACTTGGATATCttcaaaaatgataataaagacTACAAatctgataataatataaataataagatagatatttataataatataaataataagatagatacttataataatattaataataataaccatGTTGTAAATATTTCTTGTCATAATAATTCACATATTAATAGTGAGaatcaaaaaaatgaagTCAGTCCAGGACTTTTATTAACACATTATAGTCCCTTTGTATCTACATATCTTTtagatattatatcatataaatctTTAGAAAGAAATGAGAATGCATGTAAAAAAATGGATCTCAATAAATGTATCTTATTAGATATAGGAGGttctcttttaaaatatgataataaatttttaaaatatattaatatatgttatgaTCATCTTGAAGTAAatgaaagaataaaatatataacaaaacaattttttctatatttaagACAAGCAGAAAGGTTAGCTATAGAGAATAAAGCAgacaatattttaatatctattgttaatataaaacgttatgatgaaaattatttatctatatttgATAGAATATATAGAGCCGCCTCTGGAAAATTGATG